The stretch of DNA TAACCAGAAATCAACAATAGAATCTTTTCTGTTTAATACAAATTCTAATTCTAAAACAGAAAAATTAAAGCTCCGACCTACAGAAAATAATGATGAGGCAATTAAATCTCTTTTAGAAGAAAATACAACAGAAAAGGGAGATGATACTTCTAATATAATAAAAAACTTTAATTATTTTCAAGAAAATATAACTGTTGATAGTTATGAGAAGGTAATAGAAGGTTTGGATAAACTTTGGTTTGTAGAAATAAGGTTAGGAAAAGAAGATGATCCCCAAAGGATATTTGAAAGTATGAATTCCACAGGGCTTGACCTTTCACAAGCAGACCTTATCCGAAATTACATTCTTATGCGACTACCTCCAGAAAAACAAAATGAATTATATACAAATTATTGGCTTCCCATAGAAGAAAATACTCGTGATACAAAAGACAATAAAAATCCATCGAAGACTTCAGATTTTATAAGAGATTATCTTATTTATCAGAATGAAAGTATTCCCAATAAAGATAAGGTATATTCTGAATTTAAAAAAAAATTCCCTTTTGTCAATGGTAAAATAGAAAACATAGAAGAAAACCTTACAGAAATAAAAGACCTATCCGAATACTATAAAAAAATACTAAACCCTGAAAAAGAAACAGATACAGACATTCGTATCCATTTAGAGTATATAAAAGAAATAGAAATAACTGTTTCCTATCCTTTTTTAATGAAAGTGTATTCTGATTACGGAGCAAAGAATATTGATAAAAATATCTTTATAGGAGTATTGGAGTTGATGCAATCTTTCTGCATAAGACGTGCTATAATAGGATTACCAACTAATGCACTCAATAAAATTTTTGCTTCCCTGTGTTCCAAAATAAAACAAGTAAAACAAGATAGTTATATTGACTCTCTTGAACGTACTCTTTTGTTACCCACAGGTACATGGAAATTTCCACGAAATGAAGAAATCATAGAAAGTATCAAAAGCAAAGATATGTACAACAGTAATAATATAAAGTATATTTTAAAAAGAATAGAGTACCACGAACAAAAAGAAAAAGTTCAGATAGACAATAATATTACAGTAGAACATATTTTTCCTCAAACCACCACCAATACAGGATGGATAGAAGATTTAGGAGAAGACATTTGTAAACAAATAAAAGAACAACGTATCCATACCATAGGAAATCTTACCCTTACCGGAAACAATCCCGAACTCGGTAATAACACTTTTGCCAAAAAAAAAGATATATACACAGACAGTTCGTTTTCTATAACCAGAAATATAACGAAGAATGAAAAATGGGGAATAGAGGAAATAGAACAAAGATGTGAGTATCTAACGAGCATATTCCTACAGGTATGGGAGTGTCCCGATAGAAACAGAGAAAGCAATACAGGAGAAATAAATATTT from Chitinophagaceae bacterium encodes:
- a CDS encoding DUF262 domain-containing protein, with translation MKAEENQVITFLRNPTTQFIIPVYQRNYDWKEEHCKQLLDDIINIASDTTISAHFIGSIIYRNEKLSTTNTLTEFVIIDGQQRITTLTLIYIALYRLCTKEKVNQKSTIESFLFNTNSNSKTEKLKLRPTENNDEAIKSLLEENTTEKGDDTSNIIKNFNYFQENITVDSYEKVIEGLDKLWFVEIRLGKEDDPQRIFESMNSTGLDLSQADLIRNYILMRLPPEKQNELYTNYWLPIEENTRDTKDNKNPSKTSDFIRDYLIYQNESIPNKDKVYSEFKKKFPFVNGKIENIEENLTEIKDLSEYYKKILNPEKETDTDIRIHLEYIKEIEITVSYPFLMKVYSDYGAKNIDKNIFIGVLELMQSFCIRRAIIGLPTNALNKIFASLCSKIKQVKQDSYIDSLERTLLLPTGTWKFPRNEEIIESIKSKDMYNSNNIKYILKRIEYHEQKEKVQIDNNITVEHIFPQTTTNTGWIEDLGEDICKQIKEQRIHTIGNLTLTGNNPELGNNTFAKKKDIYTDSSFSITRNITKNEKWGIEEIEQRCEYLTSIFLQVWECPDRNRESNTGEINIFEAEDPTSKKIEYINLLGTQIRDNNFTKMYTQVIQKLMELDFGGLDNLLPKIKLFHEQGTKPYSTITIEKKQYYLFTGGNNKQKFDNIKITLKALELQDGCFVKYSDEKDAEDLFSKND